In the Triticum urartu cultivar G1812 unplaced genomic scaffold, Tu2.1 TuUngrouped_contig_4844, whole genome shotgun sequence genome, one interval contains:
- the LOC125528398 gene encoding transcription factor BHLH148 isoform X1, whose translation MQMDSYYFHDDAHFFAGCGVPGSPDLPFADLIASLWEPLPEVASQSACRQYRGVGLELPGTARGGTGNGINIHRRMMDVLGRMGPATEEEERPQHQQQQAAGAVESSRGFRHMMRERQRREKLSQSYADLHAMVSSRSKQDKNSIVQSAAVYIHELKVAKEQLQRRNDELKAKILGHDAQQQCVKVQFEVDEPSSSIDSMIGALTRLKSMNVKTRGIHSILSGQRLTTEMNVETTIAACEVEKAVEEALQEVERNQLPDSEAPFPGSRSAWPQTSHVQNVF comes from the exons ATGCAGATGGACTCCTACTACTTCCACGACGACGCCCACTTCTTCGCCGGCTGCGGCGTCCCCGGCTCGCCGGACCTGCCCTTCGCCGACCTCATTGCGTCGCTCTGGGAGCCGCTGCCTGAGGTGGCCAGCCAAAGCGCGTGCCGGCAGTACCGCGGCGTCGGGCTGGAGCTTCCGGGCACGGCGCGGGGCGGGACGGGGAACGGGATCAACATCCACCGGAGGATGATGGACGTGCTGGGCAGGATGGGGCCGGCCACCGAGGAGGAGGAGCGGCCGCAGCACCAACAGCAGCAGGCGGCCGGCGCTGTCGAGAGCAGCCGCGGGTTCCGGCACATGATGCGCGAGCGCCAGCGCCGCGAGAAGCTCAGCCAGAGCTACGCCGACCTCCACGCCATGGTCTCCTCCCGTTCCAAG CAGGACAAGAACTCGATCGTGCAGTCCGCGGCCGTCTACATCCACGAGCTCAAGGTCGCCAAGGAGCAGCTCCAGAGGAGGAACGACGAGCTCAAGGCCAAGATCCTGGGGCACGACGCGCAGCAGCAGTGCGTCAAGGTCCAGTTCGAGGTGGACGAGCCCTCGTCCTCCATCGACTCCATGATCGGGGCCCTCACGCGCCTCAAGAGCATGAACGTCAAGACCAGGGGGATCCACTCCATCTTGTCCGGCCAGCGATTGACGACGGAGATGAATGTCGAAACCACG atTGCGGCTTGCGAGGTAGAAAAGGCAGTGGAGGAGGCTCTCCAGGAAGTAGAGAGGAATCAGCTGCCTGACAGCGAGGCCCCGTTTCCCGGAAGCAGGAGCGCCTGGCCTCAAACATCGCACGTGCAAAATGTGTTCTGA
- the LOC125528398 gene encoding transcription factor BHLH148 isoform X2, with translation MQMDSYYFHDDAHFFAGCGVPGSPDLPFADLIASLWEPLPEVASQSACRQYRGVGLELPGTARGGTGNGINIHRRMMDVLGRMGPATEEEERPQHQQQQAAGAVESSRGFRHMMRERQRREKLSQSYADLHAMVSSRSKDKNSIVQSAAVYIHELKVAKEQLQRRNDELKAKILGHDAQQQCVKVQFEVDEPSSSIDSMIGALTRLKSMNVKTRGIHSILSGQRLTTEMNVETTIAACEVEKAVEEALQEVERNQLPDSEAPFPGSRSAWPQTSHVQNVF, from the exons ATGCAGATGGACTCCTACTACTTCCACGACGACGCCCACTTCTTCGCCGGCTGCGGCGTCCCCGGCTCGCCGGACCTGCCCTTCGCCGACCTCATTGCGTCGCTCTGGGAGCCGCTGCCTGAGGTGGCCAGCCAAAGCGCGTGCCGGCAGTACCGCGGCGTCGGGCTGGAGCTTCCGGGCACGGCGCGGGGCGGGACGGGGAACGGGATCAACATCCACCGGAGGATGATGGACGTGCTGGGCAGGATGGGGCCGGCCACCGAGGAGGAGGAGCGGCCGCAGCACCAACAGCAGCAGGCGGCCGGCGCTGTCGAGAGCAGCCGCGGGTTCCGGCACATGATGCGCGAGCGCCAGCGCCGCGAGAAGCTCAGCCAGAGCTACGCCGACCTCCACGCCATGGTCTCCTCCCGTTCCAAG GACAAGAACTCGATCGTGCAGTCCGCGGCCGTCTACATCCACGAGCTCAAGGTCGCCAAGGAGCAGCTCCAGAGGAGGAACGACGAGCTCAAGGCCAAGATCCTGGGGCACGACGCGCAGCAGCAGTGCGTCAAGGTCCAGTTCGAGGTGGACGAGCCCTCGTCCTCCATCGACTCCATGATCGGGGCCCTCACGCGCCTCAAGAGCATGAACGTCAAGACCAGGGGGATCCACTCCATCTTGTCCGGCCAGCGATTGACGACGGAGATGAATGTCGAAACCACG atTGCGGCTTGCGAGGTAGAAAAGGCAGTGGAGGAGGCTCTCCAGGAAGTAGAGAGGAATCAGCTGCCTGACAGCGAGGCCCCGTTTCCCGGAAGCAGGAGCGCCTGGCCTCAAACATCGCACGTGCAAAATGTGTTCTGA